The sequence GGTCACCCGGCGTCATCTGGCGCACCGGACCCCGCCCCTGCGGCTACCTCAACCTGCTGATGGTGAGTGTGGCGTTCTGCCATGCCGTGCTGGCACTGCTCGGGCTCCACGCCAGGCAGCTGGCCGTCGACGCGACGGCCCTGGAACCGGTGCGCTTCGGCTGGACCTGGATGGACACGGCAGGCCTGAAGATCGGCTTCGATGGGCTGATCACCGAGCCAGCCCTGATCGCCATGATCGTGATCACCGGTCTGCATGTGCTCGTGCAGATCTACACCATTGGCTATTTGGAAATGGATTGGGGCTGGGCTCGTTTCTTCGGCTCGCTCAGCTGCTTCGAAGCCGGCTTGTGTGCCCTCGTGCTCACAGACTCTCTCTTCTTCAGCTATGTGATTCTCGAGCTGCTCACCTTGGGCACCTACCTCATTGTGGGCACTTGGTACAACCAGTCGCTCGTGGTCAAGGGGGCCCGGGATGCCTTCCTCACCAAGCGGATCGGAGACCTGATCCTGCTGGCCGGCGTGATCGCCCTGCTGCCGATCACCGGCACCTGGAACTTCCATGGATTGCAGGCCTGGGCCGAGGCTCAGATCGCCGCCAGCCCCGATGGCCATGTCACCCTGCCACTCAGTGTCACCCTGATCCTGCTGGCCCTGATTGCCGGGCCGATGGGAAAATGTGCCCAGATTCCCCTGCACCTCTGGCTCGATGAGGCCATGGAGAGCCCCCTGCCCTCCACGGTGCTGCGCAACTCCGTGGTGGTTCTGGGTGGGGCCTGGGTGCTGTTGCGGCTGCAGCCGCTGCTGGCCCTCAGCCCGCTGGTGGGTTCGGTGCTGGTGGTGGTGGGAGGTTCCACGGCCCTGGTGGGCGCCCTGATTGCCCTGGCCCAGGTGGATGTGAAGCGAGCGCTCTCCTTCCTGGTGAGCAGCTGGTTGGGCCTCCTGTTTGTTGCGGTCGGTCTGGGCGGCGTTCCCGTGGCCAACCACCTGCTGCTCGTCTACCCCCTGCCCATGGCCCTGCTGCTGATGGTGGTGGGCACCGTGCTGGTGAGCAATGTGACCCAGGACCTCACCCAGCTCGGGGGCCTGTGGAGCCGGCGTCCCCTCACCGGTCTGGCCTTTCTCGTGGGCAGCGCCGGATTGATCGGCCTGCCGCCCTTCGCTGGTTTTTCACCCCTGCGCGAGTTGCTGGCTCTCACCGCCGGCAGCACCCATCCCGTTCTGCTCTCGGGCGTGGTGCTGCTGAGCAATGGCCTGATCGCCGCCGGATTGATCCGGGTGTTCGGCCTCATCTGGGGGGGCAGCCCTTCGGCCTTCACCGCTCGTTCGGCTGAGGTTCTCTGGCTGATGGTGCTTCCCACCACCGTGCTGATGGGTCTGGTGCTGCATCTGCCGATCATCCTGACCAGCAGCGGCGTGTTCGGGCTCTCAGCCCTGCCGGCCTGGGGCCCCATGGCCGTGCCGCTGCTGCTCAGCACCGTGGCGGGCTGCGGTCTTTCGGCCGTGTTCTATCTGCGCCCGCACCCTCTGGCGAAGCTGCCTGCTGCCATGGGCGGCTTCCAGCGCTGGTTGGCCCACGACATGGACACCGAGCGCTTCTATCACCGCACGGTGGTGGCCCTGGTGCTGGCCCTGGCCCGGCTCGGGGCCTGGAGTGATGGACGGGTGGTGGATGGCTTCAGCACCGGCACCGGCGCTGCGGCCATGGCCAGCGCCCGCCGGCTCAGCTTCACCACCAGCGGCCGCACTCAGCTCTATGCCCTCACCTTGATCGTCGGCGTGGTGCTGATGGCCGCCTGGCTGCTGGCCAATCCCACCCCGCTCCTTCCCACGACCCTGCCCTGAATTCCGGCCATGTCGCTGCTCATCCTGTTGCTGTTGGTGCCCCTGGTCGCCGGCCTTGCGGTGGCCGTGCTGCCCGCCGAGGCAGCCGTTCGGCCCCGCACCCTGGCCCTCGCCGCCGTTTCCGTTCAGCTTCTGCTCGGGGGTCTGTGCTGGCTGAGTCAGCCGGCCGACCTGGCCCTGGCCTGGCTGCCGAAGCTGGGACTGGCGCTGGAGCTGGGCCTTGACGGCCTGTCCCTGCCGGTGGTGCTGCTCACCGCTCTGCTCACGATGCTGGTGCTGCTGGCCTCCCCTGCCGATCAGAGTCGGCCGCGGCTCTACGTGAGCCTGCTGCTGGCCACCAACCTCGGTCTGGTGGGAGCCTTCCTGTCCCAGAACGCCCTGCTGTTTCTGCTCGCCTTCGAACTGGTGCTCATCCCCACCACCCTGCTGGTGGCGATCTGGGGACGGGCCAATGGCCGCGGAGCCGCCATTCGCTATCTGATGTACGGGGCGGTGTCCGGCCTGGCCCTGCTGGCCGCGGTGCTCGCCTTCGGTTGGCTGGCCCAGCCTGGGGCTGATGCCGCCGCCGGCATGACGCTGTTCAGTTTCCAGACCCTCGCCAACGCCAGCTTCAGTCCATCGGCGGGCCATTGGATCCTGGGCCTGCTGCTTTTGAGCTTCGGCCTCAAGCTGCCGATCGTGCCCCTGCATGGCTGGCAGCCAATCACCTACGCCGAGGCACCGATCCCTGTGGTGATGCTGCTCAGCGGCTCAGTGTCGAAGCTGGGGGCCTATGGCCTGCTGCGCTTCGGCGTGGGTCTGCTGCCGGATGCGTGGGCCAGCTTCTCGCCCTGGATTGCGGCGGCGGCAGCCGTGAGCGCGGTGTACGGCGCCCTCAACGCCATTGCCCAGACCGACATCCGCCGTGTGATGGCCTACAGCGCCCTGGGCCACATGGGACTGCTCACCCTGGCCCTGGCCGCCGCCACGCCGATGAGCCTGCAGGGCGCCGTGGCTCAGGTGCTGGCCCAGGGGTTGATCACGGCCCTGCTGTTCTCCTGTGTGGGGCTGATCGAACGCAAGACGGGCACCACCTCCATCCCTGAACTCTCGGGCCTGATGAACCCGATTCGCGGCCTGCCGTTCACCACGGGCATGCTGTTGATTGCCCTGATGGCTGCCGCCGGTATTCCTGGACTGGCGGGCTTTCCGGCTGAGTTGCTGGTGTTTGAAGGCAGCTGGGTCACCTTCCCCAGGGCCACGCTGGTGTGCCTTGTGGCTTCCGGGTTCACCGCCGTCTACGCGGTGCGGCTGTTCAACCGTGTGGGCTTTGGACGTCTGGACAATGACCGCGCCGACTGGCTGGCCACGACATGGGCTGAGCGGGCTCCGGCGATCGTGCTTTCAGCCCTGGTTCTGTTTGCTGGACTCCGCCCGGCCCTGTTGACCGGATGGAGTGAATCCACCACGGCCTTTCTGGCCCTGAGACAGTCCACAGGCACCACCTCCACCCTGCTCTCCCGGTCGACGGCGACAGCAGCCGCCATTGCCGCTGCCCTACCTCCAGCCCCTGCCTTTCCCTCTGCCGCCACCAAGGAGCTCCTGGCATGACCCCTCCAGCCGCCCTGGCCCCCTCCGAGGCCCAGGCCCCGCCGATTCCCCCCTCCACCCACCCCTACGCCGAGGTGATCCATCGCCTTGAGGCCGGTGGCTCGATGCTGCCTGACAATCCGGAGAATCTGCAGCAGATCATCGGCATCTACAAGGCCTATGCCGTGCCGATGGATTTCTATTGGCGCGACCTTCTCTACATCGCCGAGAAGGTTTTCCTGAACCCGTTACCGGCCTTCAAGTA is a genomic window of Cyanobium sp. NS01 containing:
- a CDS encoding NAD(P)H-quinone oxidoreductase subunit F; translated protein: MTVAFLETAWLVPLYPLAAAFLSLAWSPGVIWRTGPRPCGYLNLLMVSVAFCHAVLALLGLHARQLAVDATALEPVRFGWTWMDTAGLKIGFDGLITEPALIAMIVITGLHVLVQIYTIGYLEMDWGWARFFGSLSCFEAGLCALVLTDSLFFSYVILELLTLGTYLIVGTWYNQSLVVKGARDAFLTKRIGDLILLAGVIALLPITGTWNFHGLQAWAEAQIAASPDGHVTLPLSVTLILLALIAGPMGKCAQIPLHLWLDEAMESPLPSTVLRNSVVVLGGAWVLLRLQPLLALSPLVGSVLVVVGGSTALVGALIALAQVDVKRALSFLVSSWLGLLFVAVGLGGVPVANHLLLVYPLPMALLLMVVGTVLVSNVTQDLTQLGGLWSRRPLTGLAFLVGSAGLIGLPPFAGFSPLRELLALTAGSTHPVLLSGVVLLSNGLIAAGLIRVFGLIWGGSPSAFTARSAEVLWLMVLPTTVLMGLVLHLPIILTSSGVFGLSALPAWGPMAVPLLLSTVAGCGLSAVFYLRPHPLAKLPAAMGGFQRWLAHDMDTERFYHRTVVALVLALARLGAWSDGRVVDGFSTGTGAAAMASARRLSFTTSGRTQLYALTLIVGVVLMAAWLLANPTPLLPTTLP
- a CDS encoding NADH-quinone oxidoreductase subunit M gives rise to the protein MSLLILLLLVPLVAGLAVAVLPAEAAVRPRTLALAAVSVQLLLGGLCWLSQPADLALAWLPKLGLALELGLDGLSLPVVLLTALLTMLVLLASPADQSRPRLYVSLLLATNLGLVGAFLSQNALLFLLAFELVLIPTTLLVAIWGRANGRGAAIRYLMYGAVSGLALLAAVLAFGWLAQPGADAAAGMTLFSFQTLANASFSPSAGHWILGLLLLSFGLKLPIVPLHGWQPITYAEAPIPVVMLLSGSVSKLGAYGLLRFGVGLLPDAWASFSPWIAAAAAVSAVYGALNAIAQTDIRRVMAYSALGHMGLLTLALAAATPMSLQGAVAQVLAQGLITALLFSCVGLIERKTGTTSIPELSGLMNPIRGLPFTTGMLLIALMAAAGIPGLAGFPAELLVFEGSWVTFPRATLVCLVASGFTAVYAVRLFNRVGFGRLDNDRADWLATTWAERAPAIVLSALVLFAGLRPALLTGWSESTTAFLALRQSTGTTSTLLSRSTATAAAIAAALPPAPAFPSAATKELLA